From a region of the Marmota flaviventris isolate mMarFla1 chromosome 13, mMarFla1.hap1, whole genome shotgun sequence genome:
- the LOC114093032 gene encoding N-acetyllactosaminide alpha-1,3-galactosyltransferase-like → MKYKMKIMISLILLYLWALHTKYYFSSKKLRMMMYKCWSPKNKTELHLSDWFNPRLNFTDKNLSVTEWSAPVVWHGTYNESVLENYYANRKITVGLTVFAVGRYLQFYLHSFLSSDKFFMVDQKVIFYVMVDNFSTIRWMPLSRLHTFKIFKIKREERWQDISMMRMKIISEHIVDHIQNEVDFLFCMDVDQIFRGKYGLETLGESVAQLHTYWYKANSTVLPYERSQLSEAYIPMGEGDFYYHAAVFGGTPIQVLNIARECSKGIMNDKKNNIEAVWHDESHLNKYFFLHKPTKILSPEYCWDLYQKSTPDIKNIKLSWDIKNYELLRVND, encoded by the exons atgaaatacaaaatgaaaataatgatatcATTGATTTTACTGTATCTATGGGCCTTGCACACAAAGTATTATTTCAG CTCAAAGAAACTACGGATGATGATGTATAAGTGCTG gtctcctaaaaataaaacagaattgcATCTATCTGATTGGTTTAATCCCAG ACTGAATTTCACAGATAAGAACTTGAGTGTTACTGAATGGTCAGCTCCAGTTGTGTGGCATGGTACTTACAATGAGTCAGTCTTGGAAAATTATTATGCAAATCGTAAAATTACTGTGGGATTGACTGTATTTGCTGTGGGAAG ATACCTTCAGTTCTATTTGCACAGTTTTTTGTCATCTGATAAGTTTTTCATGGTCGACCAGAAAGTCATCTTTTATGTCATGGTAGATAATTTTTCCACTATTCGTTGGATGCCTCTGAGCCGCCTCCACACattcaaaatctttaaaattaaacgAGAAGAGAGATGGCAAGATATCAGTATGATGCGCATGAAGATCATCAGTGAACATATTGTGGATCACATCCAGAATGAAGTTGACTTCCTTTTCTGCATGGATGTAGATCAAATCTTCAGAGGAAAATATGGTTTGGAGACTCTGGGAGAGTCAGTAGCTCAGTTACATACTTACTGGTATAAGGCAAATTCTACAGTGTTGCCTTATGAGAGAAGTCAGTTATCAGAAGCTTATATACCTATGGGTGAGGGAGATTTTTATTACCATGCTGCTGTTTTTGGTGGTACTCCCATTCAGGTTCTCAATATTGCCAGGGAATGCTCCAAAGGAATCatgaatgacaagaaaaataacattgaaGCAGTGTGGCATGATGAAAGCCacttaaacaaatatttctttctccatAAACCCACTAAAATCTTATCACCAGAATACTGCTGGGATTTATATCAAAAAAGTACTCCtgatattaaaaacattaaactCTCTTGGGATATTAAGAATTATGAACTTCTTAGAGtgaatgattaa